The Microbacterium sp. LWH7-1.2 genome window below encodes:
- a CDS encoding Gfo/Idh/MocA family oxidoreductase, which translates to MIGYGFMGAAHSQGWRVAPRFFDLPLTPSMDVVVGRDASAVAAAADKWGWRESATDWREVINRDDIDLVDIVTPGDTHAEIAIAALEAGKHVLCEKPLANTVAEAEAMTDAAARAAARGVRSMVGFTYRRVPAATFARDLVAAGRIGDVRQVRAEYLQDWLMDAEAPLTWRMQKERAGSGALGDIGAHALDLTEYITGQRVETVSGILETIVSERPLLGEGVGLSGTALQERGAVTVDDLALFTGRLSSGALASFEATRFRTGRKNALRIEVAGSLGAISFDLESMNELGFYDATLPDTEQGFRRILVTEHDHPYLAPWWPTGHMLGYEHGFSHQVADLVTAIASGTQPEPSFEDGLHVQRVLEAVERSSDNGSAWTPTGS; encoded by the coding sequence ATGATCGGGTACGGCTTCATGGGTGCCGCCCACTCGCAAGGCTGGCGCGTCGCGCCGCGCTTCTTCGACCTGCCACTCACGCCGTCGATGGACGTCGTCGTGGGGCGGGATGCATCTGCGGTGGCGGCCGCTGCCGACAAGTGGGGCTGGCGCGAAAGCGCCACCGACTGGCGCGAGGTCATCAACCGTGACGACATCGACCTCGTCGACATCGTCACGCCGGGCGACACGCACGCCGAGATCGCGATCGCCGCGCTGGAAGCCGGGAAGCACGTGCTCTGCGAGAAACCTCTGGCCAACACGGTGGCCGAGGCCGAGGCGATGACGGATGCCGCCGCGCGGGCAGCCGCCCGCGGTGTCCGCTCGATGGTGGGCTTCACCTACCGGCGGGTGCCCGCCGCCACGTTCGCGCGCGACCTCGTCGCCGCTGGCCGCATCGGCGACGTCCGCCAGGTGCGCGCGGAGTACCTGCAGGACTGGCTGATGGACGCCGAGGCGCCGCTCACCTGGCGGATGCAGAAGGAGCGCGCGGGCTCCGGTGCCCTCGGCGACATCGGCGCCCACGCGCTCGATCTGACCGAGTACATCACGGGCCAGCGCGTCGAGACCGTCTCCGGCATCCTCGAGACGATCGTGAGCGAGCGTCCGCTGCTCGGCGAAGGTGTCGGTCTCTCCGGCACCGCGCTGCAGGAGCGTGGCGCCGTCACGGTGGATGACCTCGCGCTCTTCACCGGCCGCCTGTCCTCCGGCGCTCTCGCCTCGTTCGAGGCGACCCGCTTCCGCACCGGCCGCAAGAACGCTCTGCGCATCGAGGTCGCCGGCTCCCTCGGGGCGATCTCGTTCGACCTCGAGAGCATGAACGAACTGGGGTTCTATGACGCGACCCTTCCCGACACCGAACAGGGTTTCCGCCGGATCCTCGTGACCGAGCACGACCACCCCTACCTCGCGCCGTGGTGGCCGACGGGGCACATGCTCGGCTACGAGCACGGTTTCAGCCACCAGGTCGCCGACCTCGTGACGGCGATCGCCTCGGGCACGCAGCCCGAGCCGTCGTTCGAGGACGGCCTCCACGTTCAGCGCGTCCTGGAGGCGGTCGAGCGGAGTTCGGACAACGGCAGCGCCTGGACGCCCACCGGCAGCTGA
- a CDS encoding DUF6379 domain-containing protein: protein MTLPMLLDDALVMTETGFVLRVSLPWIRSMPLAAVSDLSVSVDGEPVTVHAAVDGREAAPAELWREDGWWFIQDRLELRGTHALSPGEHDVALSFVLAVPYLQVGPAGPLTLPFRVQRALRATAPGVGDAPRIEATTSGATDASQAGFVEHGLPDGWTLSASAFNWTPEVIRGECTAEDIAVAVVADGVSRTLEIEAGQVWRTFPQPADVEVDRLRERLADVGGEVTIVGASLDDWVLPARRRTAAERLAFLVPQLRAASRLGARGVRVPFGQAGPELLRLVQPVLAELGVVLFEEIQGQQSPDSPAVAANLALLKELDDPRIRVLIDISMLMPSLPPSYLEELRRGGVDEALAFRLETEWQAPETHDAVLAALRSGRVPPAVRTLFMNLLVRFGRSEIADLEPLLPLTAAVHLKFWDLDDANGRVSRPISDIGAALRRTGFTGTLTSEWGGHEWLDADPTTTTRAHLDLARRALAGASVPAG, encoded by the coding sequence ATGACGCTGCCGATGCTGCTGGACGACGCGCTCGTCATGACCGAGACGGGTTTCGTCCTCCGCGTGAGCCTTCCGTGGATCCGGTCGATGCCGCTCGCAGCGGTGAGCGACCTCTCGGTCTCGGTCGACGGCGAGCCCGTCACCGTCCACGCTGCCGTGGACGGGCGCGAAGCGGCTCCAGCCGAGCTGTGGCGGGAAGACGGCTGGTGGTTCATCCAGGATCGTCTGGAGCTGCGGGGCACCCACGCCCTGTCGCCGGGCGAACATGACGTCGCCCTCTCGTTCGTCCTGGCAGTGCCGTACCTGCAGGTCGGCCCGGCCGGACCCCTGACTCTGCCGTTCCGAGTCCAGCGCGCTCTGCGAGCGACGGCGCCCGGCGTCGGCGACGCCCCTCGGATCGAGGCGACGACCTCCGGGGCGACGGATGCCTCGCAGGCGGGATTCGTCGAGCACGGTCTGCCCGACGGATGGACCCTGTCTGCAAGCGCCTTCAACTGGACGCCCGAGGTGATCCGCGGCGAGTGCACGGCGGAGGACATCGCCGTCGCCGTCGTGGCGGACGGCGTGAGCCGCACCCTGGAGATCGAGGCCGGACAGGTGTGGCGGACCTTCCCGCAGCCGGCCGACGTCGAGGTCGATCGGCTGCGCGAGCGACTCGCCGACGTCGGCGGTGAGGTGACGATCGTCGGCGCCAGCCTGGACGACTGGGTGCTGCCCGCCCGCCGGCGCACCGCGGCCGAGCGGCTGGCCTTCCTCGTGCCCCAGCTGCGGGCCGCCTCCCGGCTGGGGGCTCGGGGCGTGCGCGTGCCGTTCGGCCAGGCCGGGCCGGAGCTGCTGCGCCTCGTCCAGCCGGTACTGGCGGAACTCGGCGTCGTGCTGTTCGAGGAGATCCAGGGCCAGCAGAGCCCCGACTCCCCCGCCGTGGCCGCGAACCTCGCCCTGCTGAAGGAGCTGGACGACCCGCGCATCCGCGTGCTGATCGACATCAGCATGCTCATGCCGTCGCTCCCGCCGAGCTACCTCGAGGAGCTCCGCCGGGGCGGGGTCGACGAGGCTCTCGCCTTCCGGCTGGAGACCGAGTGGCAGGCCCCGGAGACGCACGACGCCGTGCTCGCCGCGCTGCGCAGCGGGCGAGTACCGCCGGCCGTGCGCACCCTCTTCATGAATCTCCTCGTGCGCTTCGGCCGATCTGAGATCGCGGACCTGGAGCCGCTGCTTCCGCTCACCGCCGCCGTGCACCTCAAGTTCTGGGACCTCGACGATGCGAACGGTCGAGTCTCACGACCCATCAGCGACATCGGCGCCGCGCTGCGGCGCACCGGGTTCACCGGGACGCTGACGAGCGAGTGGGGTGGCCATGAGTGGCTGGACGCCGACCCGACGACCACGACCCGGGCGCACCTGGACCTCGCCCGGCGCGCGCTGGCGGGGGCATCCGTCCCCGCCGGGTGA
- a CDS encoding ROK family protein, with amino-acid sequence MARDSTLRFGAQTDEMTSLLRIVNMVRTGEASTRPEIGRVTGLGRGVVTQRVDHAIEMGYLADGDFGPSSGGRAPRTLRFRGEAGRIVVCALGALHIHVGVTHLDGDVLDEAHEAWDISRGPAETLDKALSMIDDVLSRTPDVPVWGIGVGVPGPVDFDSGRPVAPPIMPGWNGFDVRRRFEQRYDVPVWVDNDVNLLTFGERARRGDDTLDLIYCKIGSGIGAGLLSHGHIHRGVNGAAGDIGHVRVRDSEVLCRCGKIGCLEAVAGGWALIRDALAEIAGGATGALATAVGAGEELTPERISSAAEDGDALSIRLVQRSARVVGESIAALVNMFNPSVIVIGGAMAGAGELLLAEVRQRVYELSIPLATRDLTIATSINDRREPLRGGAEMVREQLFDVTFPRWFSVGRPTIAAIHGTPESVA; translated from the coding sequence ATGGCCAGGGACTCCACGTTGCGCTTCGGCGCACAGACCGACGAGATGACGAGCCTTCTGCGGATCGTCAACATGGTGCGCACCGGCGAGGCGTCGACCCGCCCCGAGATCGGCCGTGTCACGGGCCTCGGCCGCGGTGTCGTGACCCAGCGGGTCGATCATGCGATCGAGATGGGCTACCTCGCAGACGGCGACTTCGGCCCCTCGTCGGGAGGCCGCGCACCGCGCACACTGCGGTTCCGCGGGGAGGCTGGGCGCATCGTCGTGTGCGCACTCGGCGCGCTTCACATCCACGTCGGGGTGACGCACTTGGACGGCGACGTCCTCGACGAGGCGCACGAGGCATGGGACATCTCCCGCGGGCCCGCAGAGACGCTCGACAAGGCATTGAGCATGATCGACGACGTGCTGTCGCGCACGCCCGACGTCCCCGTGTGGGGCATCGGCGTCGGAGTTCCGGGTCCCGTCGACTTCGACAGCGGCCGCCCGGTCGCGCCGCCCATCATGCCGGGCTGGAACGGCTTCGACGTGCGCCGCCGATTCGAGCAGCGCTACGACGTCCCTGTCTGGGTCGACAACGACGTGAACCTCCTCACCTTCGGCGAGCGGGCGAGGCGCGGCGACGACACCCTCGACCTCATCTACTGCAAGATCGGCTCGGGCATCGGAGCGGGTCTGCTCTCGCACGGCCACATCCACCGCGGCGTCAACGGCGCCGCCGGAGACATCGGTCACGTGCGGGTGCGGGACTCCGAGGTTCTCTGCCGCTGCGGCAAGATCGGCTGCCTCGAAGCGGTCGCCGGAGGGTGGGCGCTGATCCGCGATGCGCTCGCCGAGATAGCGGGCGGTGCGACGGGCGCGCTCGCCACCGCGGTCGGCGCCGGCGAAGAACTCACTCCCGAGCGGATCTCGAGCGCCGCGGAGGACGGGGACGCCCTCTCCATCCGCCTCGTGCAGCGCTCGGCCCGAGTCGTCGGCGAGTCCATCGCGGCGCTCGTCAACATGTTCAACCCCTCGGTCATCGTGATCGGCGGCGCCATGGCCGGCGCAGGCGAACTGCTGCTGGCAGAGGTCCGCCAGCGCGTCTACGAACTGTCGATCCCCCTCGCGACGCGTGATCTCACGATCGCCACGTCGATCAACGACCGGCGAGAACCGCTGCGCGGCGGCGCCGAGATGGTGCGGGAGCAGCTGTTCGATGTCACGTTCCCCCGGTGGTTCAGCGTGGGCCGGCCCACGATCGCCGCGATCCACGGCACGCCGGAGTCAGTGGCCTGA
- a CDS encoding Gfo/Idh/MocA family oxidoreductase, whose protein sequence is MTHRVGVIGAGPGLAALHLPTLARLGDLFAVVHVSDAGSGRAAALAARTGARWSTGTEQLLADPDVDVVAICTPPEHHAPEILAAIAAGKRAIFCEKPVATNVADAEQVFDACRAAGVALIVGTHHYYDPAWGRARHHLAATGGPVVSISVTLALPPNGRYHDVVTEMSEPFAMRIAPDLARPEVAAGVVRALLTGLAIHDLPLVRDLAPRFEGVSFARALAPIGFAVGFVASGIPVQFTTVMLPGGVDALWRVTVTTTRDRLDVAFPPAFVHAGSAGVRVQTADGRDTTYDRDPDDGYVAEWRALAELIDSGLPVEYEELLDDVRYTVGLADEAASFAGVPA, encoded by the coding sequence ATGACCCATCGCGTCGGCGTGATCGGGGCAGGCCCCGGCCTTGCCGCACTGCACCTGCCGACACTCGCCCGCCTGGGCGATCTGTTCGCCGTGGTGCATGTATCCGACGCGGGAAGCGGCCGCGCGGCCGCGCTCGCCGCCCGCACGGGCGCTCGCTGGTCCACGGGCACGGAGCAGCTTCTCGCCGACCCCGATGTCGACGTGGTGGCCATCTGCACCCCGCCCGAGCACCATGCTCCCGAGATCCTCGCCGCGATCGCAGCCGGAAAGCGAGCGATCTTCTGCGAGAAGCCCGTGGCCACGAACGTCGCCGACGCCGAGCAGGTCTTCGACGCGTGCCGCGCGGCAGGAGTCGCCCTCATCGTCGGCACCCATCACTACTACGACCCCGCCTGGGGACGCGCCCGCCATCACCTCGCGGCCACGGGAGGGCCCGTCGTCTCGATCTCGGTCACGCTCGCCCTCCCGCCGAACGGGCGCTACCACGACGTCGTGACCGAGATGTCCGAGCCCTTCGCGATGCGCATCGCGCCGGATCTCGCTCGACCCGAGGTCGCGGCAGGCGTCGTCCGCGCACTCCTCACCGGCCTCGCGATCCACGACCTTCCTCTCGTCCGAGACCTGGCGCCGCGCTTCGAGGGCGTCTCGTTCGCCCGCGCGCTCGCGCCGATCGGATTCGCCGTCGGTTTCGTCGCGAGCGGCATCCCGGTCCAGTTCACGACCGTGATGCTGCCAGGGGGCGTCGACGCACTGTGGCGCGTGACGGTCACCACGACGCGCGACCGGCTCGACGTGGCCTTCCCGCCGGCCTTCGTGCACGCCGGGAGCGCCGGGGTCCGCGTGCAGACCGCCGACGGTCGCGACACCACTTACGACCGCGATCCCGACGACGGCTACGTCGCGGAATGGCGTGCGCTCGCCGAGCTCATCGACAGCGGCCTGCCCGTCGAGTACGAGGAGCTCCTCGACGATGTGCGGTACACCGTCGGACTCGCAGACGAGGCTGCGTCGTTCGCGGGGGTTCCGGCGTGA
- a CDS encoding VOC family protein — MIKLLSHLSYVEISSPDVEASVDFYVNQVGLTVVDRVDGAVYLRCWGDYYAYSVVVVPGDEPGLVTAAWRTSSPEALEEAAKRVEAAGVEGEWVDVHKIGRAYRFTGPWGHTLTLHWDVTRHHDTEGDAASIYPDRPSRRSKVAGAPRQLDHVTIATSDVDGFVKWYVDVLGFRFMARTVLDEAPISVFSVLTTNEKSHDLGVVLDGSTRAGRVNHYAFWVDTREELLIAADVLGENGYPIEYGPSIHGIGEQNFLYYREPSSLRIELNTGGYRNYVPDWEANTWKPSQGSNNFYRNSVMPMSMTESFPPADGPSATEEGVPEEIKEALFNPYAKHGQG, encoded by the coding sequence ATGATCAAACTCCTGTCCCACCTCTCCTACGTGGAGATCTCGTCGCCGGATGTCGAGGCATCCGTCGACTTCTACGTCAATCAGGTCGGCCTGACGGTCGTCGACCGCGTCGACGGCGCCGTGTACCTCCGCTGCTGGGGCGACTACTACGCCTACAGCGTCGTCGTCGTGCCCGGTGACGAGCCGGGCCTCGTCACCGCCGCGTGGCGCACCTCGAGCCCCGAAGCGCTCGAGGAGGCCGCCAAGCGCGTCGAGGCGGCCGGTGTCGAGGGCGAGTGGGTCGACGTCCACAAGATCGGCCGCGCGTACCGCTTCACCGGCCCGTGGGGCCACACGCTGACGCTCCACTGGGACGTCACGCGCCACCACGACACCGAGGGCGACGCCGCGTCGATCTACCCCGACCGCCCGTCCCGCCGCAGCAAGGTCGCGGGCGCACCGCGCCAGCTCGACCACGTCACGATCGCCACGAGCGACGTCGACGGCTTCGTCAAGTGGTACGTCGACGTCCTGGGCTTCCGCTTCATGGCCCGCACGGTGCTCGACGAGGCGCCCATCTCGGTCTTCTCGGTGCTGACCACGAACGAGAAGTCGCACGACCTCGGCGTCGTCCTCGACGGCTCCACCCGCGCCGGCCGCGTGAACCACTACGCGTTCTGGGTCGACACCCGCGAGGAGCTGCTCATCGCGGCCGACGTGCTCGGGGAGAACGGCTACCCGATCGAGTACGGTCCGTCGATCCACGGCATCGGCGAGCAGAACTTCCTCTACTACCGCGAGCCCTCGTCGCTGCGCATCGAGCTCAACACCGGCGGCTACCGCAACTACGTGCCCGACTGGGAGGCGAACACATGGAAGCCGTCGCAGGGATCGAACAACTTCTACCGCAACAGCGTGATGCCGATGTCGATGACGGAGTCCTTCCCGCCCGCCGACGGGCCGTCGGCGACGGAGGAGGGCGTGCCGGAGGAGATCAAGGAGGCGCTCTTCAACCCCTACGCCAAGCACGGCCAGGGCTGA
- a CDS encoding fumarylacetoacetate hydrolase family protein, translated as MTAPLALARYRDGGSVRLGLVAGDRIRAVSGDDLGAADLNAFLAQPDWDRLRRLAEVDDEGWMPLADVVLTAPVEPRQVLQAGANYRTHVVQLIMAGLTRGGEAGWSPDEVRAKAESIMDARAASGRPFIFLGLPQCVVGDDVPLVLPDYSETHDWELELAVVIGREAFRVDAEHALDHVAGYTIVNDITTRDRVFPPDVGDIGADWYRSKNAPGFLPTGPFLVPSTAVDASDLSVKLELNGDVMQDATTAELVFDVKTLVAAASQTLPLLPGDLLLTGSPAGNGQHWKRYLRDGDVMTGTIEGLGTQVVRCLAEGPAV; from the coding sequence ATGACCGCCCCCCTCGCCCTCGCGCGCTACCGCGACGGCGGTTCCGTGCGCCTGGGACTCGTGGCCGGCGACCGCATCCGCGCGGTCTCGGGCGACGACCTCGGCGCCGCCGATCTCAATGCCTTCCTTGCACAGCCCGACTGGGACCGCCTGCGTCGCCTCGCCGAGGTCGACGACGAGGGGTGGATGCCGCTCGCCGACGTCGTGCTGACGGCTCCGGTCGAGCCGCGGCAGGTGCTGCAGGCGGGCGCCAACTACCGCACGCACGTCGTGCAGCTGATCATGGCCGGCCTCACCAGGGGCGGCGAGGCGGGGTGGTCGCCCGACGAGGTGCGGGCCAAAGCGGAGAGCATCATGGACGCGCGTGCCGCGAGCGGGCGCCCCTTCATCTTCCTGGGCCTGCCGCAGTGCGTCGTCGGTGACGACGTGCCGCTCGTGCTGCCGGATTACAGCGAGACGCATGACTGGGAACTCGAGCTCGCCGTCGTGATCGGCCGCGAGGCCTTCCGCGTCGACGCCGAGCACGCGCTCGACCATGTCGCCGGCTACACCATCGTCAACGACATCACGACGCGCGACCGGGTCTTCCCGCCCGACGTCGGCGACATCGGCGCCGACTGGTACCGCTCCAAGAACGCTCCGGGGTTCCTCCCCACCGGGCCGTTCCTCGTGCCGTCGACCGCCGTCGATGCGAGCGACCTCTCGGTGAAGCTGGAGCTCAACGGCGACGTGATGCAGGATGCCACGACTGCCGAGCTGGTCTTCGATGTCAAGACGCTCGTCGCCGCGGCATCCCAGACCCTTCCGCTCCTGCCGGGCGACCTCCTGCTCACCGGGAGCCCCGCCGGCAACGGCCAGCACTGGAAGCGCTACCTGCGCGACGGCGACGTCATGACCGGCACGATCGAGGGCCTCGGCACCCAGGTCGTCCGCTGCCTCGCGGAAGGCCCGGCCGTCTGA
- a CDS encoding cyclase family protein gives MTGPSENPADLDRHDPEAEIAARAEAFRNWGRWGEGDVLGTLNFIDAAKRVQAAALVQAGEVISLAQAFDTDGPQKGWRRRTNPVHTMTDTGTDAERGNQGFPHGIGGADDVIAMPLQCSTQWDGLGHIFDHGNAWNGRRAGDVVTSDGDLVTGIEHAASVIVSRGVLLDVGRHLSPETGELDDGHAITAADLEATIAAQGETSRVGRGDIVLVRTGQYARTRRDGWGEYAGGPAPGLSLTTAGWLHRTEIAAIATDTWGFEVRPNEFDVPAFQPLHQVVIPNLGLTIGEMWNLEALADTCARRGRYDFLLSAAPLPITGAVGSPINPVAIL, from the coding sequence ATGACCGGCCCGAGCGAGAACCCCGCCGACCTCGACCGGCACGACCCCGAGGCCGAGATCGCCGCGCGCGCCGAGGCGTTCCGCAACTGGGGGCGCTGGGGCGAGGGCGACGTGCTCGGCACCCTCAACTTCATCGACGCCGCCAAGCGCGTCCAGGCCGCGGCGCTCGTGCAGGCCGGCGAGGTGATCTCCCTCGCCCAGGCGTTCGACACCGACGGTCCGCAGAAGGGCTGGCGCCGCCGCACCAACCCGGTGCACACCATGACCGACACCGGCACCGACGCCGAGCGCGGCAACCAGGGCTTCCCGCACGGCATCGGCGGCGCCGACGACGTCATCGCCATGCCCCTGCAGTGCTCCACGCAGTGGGACGGGCTCGGCCACATCTTCGATCACGGCAACGCGTGGAACGGCCGGCGCGCCGGCGACGTCGTCACCAGCGACGGCGACCTCGTCACGGGCATCGAGCACGCGGCATCCGTCATCGTCTCGCGTGGCGTCCTGCTCGACGTCGGCCGCCACCTGTCGCCCGAGACGGGCGAGCTCGACGACGGGCATGCGATCACCGCCGCCGACCTCGAGGCGACCATCGCCGCGCAGGGCGAGACGAGCCGGGTCGGCCGCGGCGACATCGTGCTCGTGCGCACCGGCCAGTACGCCCGCACGCGTCGCGACGGCTGGGGCGAGTACGCCGGCGGACCCGCACCCGGCCTCTCGCTGACGACTGCCGGGTGGCTGCACCGCACCGAGATCGCCGCCATCGCCACCGACACGTGGGGCTTCGAGGTGCGCCCCAACGAATTCGACGTGCCGGCGTTCCAGCCGCTGCACCAGGTCGTGATCCCCAACCTGGGGCTCACGATCGGCGAGATGTGGAACCTGGAGGCCCTCGCCGACACCTGCGCGCGCCGGGGACGGTACGACTTCCTGCTCTCGGCCGCCCCGCTGCCCATCACGGGAGCCGTCGGGTCGCCGATCAACCCCGTCGCCATCCTCTAG
- a CDS encoding FAD-dependent monooxygenase, whose protein sequence is MTAVRKVAIAGSGVAGLAAAIQLAKAGVEVDVFEAKPEVSALGSGISLQGNALRVFDALGAWDDIRAAGYAFEGLNLRAPGPGAPIVAQLPDLKTGGPDYPSSMGIPRPDLARILLDHAEKAGADVRFGARITGIEQTDDAVEVFVDGAFVGTYDLLIGADGLNSTVREMVGIDTKPEPTGMGIWRAFVSRPAEVTSTELYYGGPMYIAGYTPTGDDSMYAFLVEKAQDRFGVSDEEASRIMREESRAYDGPWNAIRADLEAGAHANYTWFTKHLVEEPWNRGRVVIIGDAAHSCPPTIAQGAAQGLEDALVLTELLVQRDALDQQLWDDFHTRRLPRAKAVVEASVQLGQWQLDGVRDADAGGLMFGLAQMTAQPA, encoded by the coding sequence ATGACCGCAGTTCGCAAGGTCGCCATCGCCGGAAGCGGCGTCGCCGGACTCGCCGCCGCCATCCAGCTCGCGAAGGCGGGCGTCGAGGTGGACGTCTTCGAGGCCAAGCCCGAAGTCAGCGCGCTCGGCTCCGGCATCTCGCTGCAGGGCAACGCCCTGCGGGTGTTCGACGCGCTCGGCGCATGGGACGACATCCGCGCCGCCGGCTACGCCTTCGAGGGCCTGAACCTCCGCGCGCCCGGACCCGGTGCCCCGATCGTCGCGCAGCTGCCCGACCTCAAGACCGGGGGTCCCGACTATCCGTCGAGCATGGGCATCCCGCGCCCCGATCTCGCCCGCATCCTGCTCGACCACGCCGAGAAGGCCGGGGCCGACGTCCGCTTCGGGGCGAGGATCACCGGGATCGAGCAGACCGACGACGCGGTCGAGGTCTTCGTCGACGGAGCCTTCGTCGGCACCTACGACCTGCTCATCGGCGCTGACGGCCTCAACTCCACCGTCCGCGAGATGGTCGGCATCGACACCAAGCCTGAGCCGACCGGAATGGGCATCTGGCGTGCTTTCGTCTCCCGGCCCGCGGAGGTGACGAGCACCGAGCTCTACTACGGCGGGCCCATGTACATCGCCGGGTACACGCCGACCGGCGACGACAGCATGTACGCGTTCCTCGTCGAGAAGGCGCAGGACCGCTTCGGGGTGTCCGACGAGGAGGCCAGCCGCATCATGCGGGAGGAGTCCCGCGCCTACGACGGGCCGTGGAATGCGATCCGCGCCGACCTGGAGGCGGGGGCCCACGCGAACTACACGTGGTTCACGAAGCACCTGGTGGAGGAGCCGTGGAACCGCGGCCGGGTCGTCATCATCGGCGATGCCGCGCACTCGTGCCCCCCGACGATCGCGCAGGGCGCGGCGCAGGGCCTCGAGGATGCTCTCGTGCTCACCGAGCTGCTGGTCCAGCGCGACGCCCTCGATCAGCAGCTCTGGGACGACTTCCACACGCGACGCCTGCCGCGCGCGAAGGCGGTCGTCGAGGCATCCGTCCAGCTCGGTCAGTGGCAGCTCGACGGCGTGCGCGATGCGGATGCCGGCGGTCTCATGTTCGGGCTCGCACAGATGACGGCGCAGCCGGCATGA
- a CDS encoding amidohydrolase family protein, with the protein MTTDVHAHLLLPALHAEVERRVPELVAEAADLERRRNGVESLQASGAMVGARIPKLTDVGARLAAMDEQGVDRQWVSVSPNHFYPWAPEGLAVWVAMETNRLIAAHVAQAPDRLTGLGVVPLQYPERIVEYLDDAILGRGLAGVEISSFAGDVELSDERLEPFWARAAELGAVVFLHPFGCSLDERLDRFYLSNTVGQPTENAVALSHIIFSGVLDRHPDLKIVAAHGGGYLPFAIGRSDRAWHVRPEAHRCEHAPSTYLRRLWFDTVVHDPVAIRHLVEVAGASQVVLGSDFPFDMGLDDPVALVRGAGLPVELSDRILAGNAAALLETRVRA; encoded by the coding sequence ATGACCACGGACGTCCACGCGCACCTCCTGCTGCCGGCCCTCCACGCCGAGGTCGAGCGGCGCGTTCCCGAGCTCGTCGCCGAGGCGGCGGATCTCGAGCGCCGGCGCAACGGCGTCGAGAGCCTGCAGGCGTCGGGCGCCATGGTCGGCGCCCGCATCCCTAAGCTGACCGACGTCGGAGCGCGCCTGGCGGCGATGGACGAGCAGGGTGTCGATCGGCAGTGGGTGAGCGTCTCGCCGAACCACTTCTACCCGTGGGCTCCGGAGGGGCTGGCCGTGTGGGTCGCGATGGAGACCAACCGCCTCATCGCCGCGCACGTCGCGCAGGCGCCCGACCGTCTCACCGGCCTCGGCGTCGTGCCGTTGCAGTACCCGGAGCGGATCGTGGAGTACCTCGACGACGCGATCCTCGGCCGGGGCCTCGCGGGCGTGGAGATCTCGTCCTTCGCGGGTGACGTCGAGCTCTCGGACGAGCGGCTCGAGCCCTTCTGGGCGCGTGCCGCCGAGCTGGGCGCCGTCGTCTTCCTGCATCCGTTCGGATGCAGCCTCGATGAGCGGCTGGACCGGTTCTACCTCTCCAACACGGTGGGGCAGCCGACCGAGAACGCCGTCGCCCTGTCGCACATCATCTTCTCGGGCGTACTCGACCGGCATCCCGACCTGAAGATCGTCGCGGCGCACGGGGGCGGATACCTGCCGTTCGCGATCGGCCGCTCCGACCGCGCGTGGCACGTGCGCCCCGAGGCCCACCGGTGCGAGCACGCCCCGTCGACCTATCTGCGCAGGCTGTGGTTCGACACCGTGGTGCACGACCCGGTCGCCATCCGGCACCTCGTCGAGGTCGCCGGCGCGTCGCAGGTCGTGCTCGGCAGCGACTTCCCGTTCGACATGGGCCTGGACGACCCCGTCGCCCTCGTCAGAGGCGCCGGTCTTCCCGTCGAGCTCAGCGACCGCATCCTCGCGGGCAATGCGGCCGCGCTCCTCGAGACGCGGGTGCGGGCATGA